The window GTGACTCTGCATTGCTCACATCTCTGTGATTCCATTTGCTGTTGCTGGTCTTCCACTGAACAGTCTATACTGATCTTTTAATTTGGGACAGTGTATTAGGTGTAGCTATGCTTTTGCCTGTAAGACCCTTTCCAGGAAAAAGACAACTGCTctacttttaaaacaaacatgAGTTCTGTTCTGACCTTTTGTGGTTTATTTCTTTACAGGTAGAAAAAAGCTTCGACTATTTGAATACCTCCATGAGTCTCTCTATGATCCAGCTATGGCAAACTGCATCCAATGGGTGGATAAGCCAAATGGTGTCTTCCAGTTTGTCTCCAAAAACAAGGAGAAACTTGCAGAACTGtggggagagagaaagggaaaccGCAAGATCATGACTTACCAGAAAATGGCCAGAGCACTGAGGAATTATGGAAGAACAGGTGAAATCATTAAGATCCGTAGGAAGCTGACATACCAGTTCAGTGCTGTTGTTTTAAAGAGACTTGCTCCATCTTATTTCTtgggaaaagaaacaatttaTCACCCCTACATTCAGTCTAATCAAGAATATCAGTGTGCAGATGACTGGACCAGTTACAATAGTTACATGTACAACAATGGTTATGCCTTACAGCATGCTAGCAGCTAGACTTACCTGTCACATAAACTGGCCTTTGTTATCCAGCAATTCTTTCCAGCACAGAAATTCGTCTCTCTACATAGCTTTTCCTTTAAGATATCATACAAACACATGAAGAGGAaggtttaaaaaattatattggcCTAGTTTTGTTCCTTTTGAAGTTAGTGATATATGGTCATTGCCTATTGAAGAAATCCAGCTGATGTAGAACACATGCTATTCTCAATTATGCTAATCAAAGGAACTACTGTGGTTTCAAGCTGGTACATTCAAGAGTAGCACCAAGGCTTTTTTGTCTGGTAGTGGACATCAAAGATCCCATTGTGACAACACTCACTGGAAGTTTTATGCAAATCTCCAATCAGAGTTTAGGTGACGTACCATGATTGCTTCATCCCTAAACTAGGAAGGGAAGATATTTGCCAACTGCATGGAGCTGCTGTCTTCTTTTTTCACCAATGTTCTTTACGAAAGGACATTTTCTGTGTGAATCCCTGGCTGAATGATAGGAGTCCACATGAGGGTGCACTTGTTGATCAAGTTCTTAATCCTTAATTACTTAAATTAACATATCTTAGCACAAATCCTGACATGTGGTATTAGGATTGCCAGGTGCACATTTTACTGTTGGCAGTGGATTCATTGGGACCATGAGAGAGTTAGTAAAGGATTGTgcttttgattaatttttcattaagttTTGTACAGTTATTCCCCCACTAATATGGGGAGCTCCACTTTTATCCAGAAGTTCTGTACTGACCTAAAAAAATAGCTTTGCCATTTATTTTAGGACTTATtactttataaataaaatttcacttctccagctctttttcTAAATGGGAATGTAGCTGGAAGGCTCAGTAATTTTACTCTTCCTGGGGAGGAAGAACTAAATTTAGGCAAAAAGAGAGCAGTGTTCCCTTATGTCAGGATAATACCTATAAATCTACTTCTCCTCATACTTCTGTTACCTGATCAACTTGTATCTTCATATGAGTTGTCTTTTGtgctgaaatatttccatttaattgTGTTCAGTTCCAAGTTCTGCATTTTGCAGTGTATAGGCCTAGATattaataaagacaaaaataatttctgtggaGAAGTATAAATGGTGGCCTGATACGTTTGATAAAACTCATTGGCTTTGGTAGTTGTCCCTTGCTCTGATTCCTGTTTACTCCCCTGTACAGGGCTGTAATTTTTTATGGTTGACACACTGCAATGCGCTCTGCTTAAGCAAAATTCAAGCTTTAGGCTTGGTACTTCGGTAAGATGAAGTATGTCTGCTCCTAGAAATATGAAGCACGTTAAATAGCACTGAAAAAAAGGCCCAGACTTTCAGTCAGAGGGGCTGGACCTCGGTGAGCTTTGCCTCTTTGGAATGGGCGGTGGCTCTGGACCCACAAGATGGCACCAGTGGACAGCTTTTCACACCGAGGCTGTGACCCTCGTGGGTCTGCAGGGCATTTGTTCTCCCTATGTCCCTTCAGGTTATTTTCCTTGCCCACCACGTGTAGTTTTTTCACCTTGGCGCACAGCAGTGCCGCAGGTGCGGCAGAAGCAGCACTGTGCCTTCGGACACCacagcccatccagttccagctgtgacagggacagaaaGTGTGGTGGCACAGCGCTGGCACTAAACCCACCAAATAAAGCAGATATATCAGCAGatcacagctctgtgctgactGCCCTGGATAGGGGCCCCTTCTACAGCTGACGCTCAGTGTCTTCTCCAAAATAAATCTGCCTCGGCCAATGTGGCTAGGGGTGATGcatgaggaagaaataaagctgaTCTTTCTGATTTAGACTTCAGGATTCCTGCAACTCGCTCAATAGCGAGTGCACCGTGCAGAAAAATCCCCGTCGATAGTGACAGCAGAGGGCGTTTGCCCAGAGGCATCGTTTCCTTTGGTTTCTTAGTTCCAGCAGATATTCCTGTGAGTTACCAGCTGGCCTTCTGCAGGTGACACTTCACAGGCACTGCCACCTGTGTGAGGACCTCTGCTGAAACCTACCACTGCCTCGGATCTTATTTCACTCAGCTTTTAGCTGTCTTACCTGCCGACTTGCTGTGAATTTCACGTGGCATAATTTGGACCAAAAGCTGGCAGCAGTACCTGTGGACTCATCCTTGGTTTATAAATGTGCATCAACCAGCAGCACAGTGCCTATCTTCTGctattttcctgtcttttcttGTATCACCTTCACAGTCAGATTTCAAAGGGCTCTGTAAAATCCCGATATCCCCATGGTATCTGCAGGTAGAGCAGGGCATGCCTGAGGCACAGTCAGATGTGCATGGATCAATGTCAGGTGAGCAGAGTTCCAGCATCCAGAGCCTGTCCTGCAGATGACAGTCAGGCCTGCCATGTGCTGATCCagtttcctgctgtttctgaggcatcaaaagaaataaaattattaacagGATCCAATCCATGCATTGGAAGTGCCCAAAAGAGGAGCGAGCAGTGCCCTCAGCAGTGACTCATGCAGCACACCTGGAGGCAGCACAGGCTTTTTGTGTAGCTCATTTGAGATTTGAAATGTGGGATCATAGAACAGTGGAATTGTTGGAAAAGAACTTCtagatcatcgagtccaacccagcactgccacatccACCACAAAACCTTGTCCCTCAGCAACACATCCAAATGTCTTTTAAGTACCTCCAGAGATGGTGGCTCAACCagttccctgggcagcctggtccAGTGCTTGGCAATCCTGtcactgcaaaaatatttcctaatatccagtaTAAAGATTCTCTGGAACATCTGGaggtcatttcctcttgtcctatggACACCTTCTTGCCTGAGCAGAgcatttcttttgctttttttcctagtgAGGGAAGTTTTATCTAATTACGACAGTTGGGAACTTCAGGCCAGGCAGTTTTGATGCTGggcatatattttaaaataccactCTCCAAAGGCAACCCAGCACCTAAGAGGCACCAGCCACCTTGTTAGGAAGTCACACATTGAACAGTCAGTGTTGATACAATGGATTATAAGGTGAATTACAGTGCAACCAGGCTGTATTAGCAAGATGCCATCAAACTGCACGCAGAGTGTAAACTGATGGACGGAAAAGTAAATTCCTTATTTGACATTCCAGAAACACATAACCTGAGCCAAGAGTTCAAGAACCACAATGAAATAAAAGAGACAGACAGCTGCTTGTTTGTCAGGATATCTCTGTGTAGAATTAGAGACTTTAATTACATATGGGGAATATTAATAACAGTTCAAAGTGGAATGTAGCTAATCATTACGGTAGGATCTCCAAGCAGAGTGGTGGTGAAGCCATGCAAGATTTTCTTTCAGAGGAAATGAAAACTCAGCAAATCTATTTAGAGTACTAGCAGTGTGTAGTAGTCCGAGAATCTAGGTTGACTTTTCTGCCTCATTAGAACAGAAAAATTCAATACAGTTAGAAGACACAGTTCTTTACAGATTTCGTTAACCTCTCTAGTCATCCTGAGAtccagaaaacacagaagatggcttttaaaaaagagaaataataataataacaatgatAATAATAGTATTTGAATTAGGTGGTTTGCCTTCTagtttttaagtttttaatttttataattaaaacaGTCTGTACCCAGCAATGTTGAGGCTAACACTCTTCAAAAAGGAACCACTGTCTGGCAGAGCTGAGATAGTtggaaaagcagcacatttGAAGAGATGCAGAATAGTGAGAACTCCATCTTCTGTACAAGCATCAACATGCTTCATCATGAGGCAAACTCATCTACTGCAAGTGGTTATTGACTTGCAGAGAGGGATGAAGGAATTGGTTATTCAGGTTTTAGTTTGGCATATGGGAAGCATTTAACTCCCTCTCTGATCTCTGTGCAAAAAAAGTCACTTCTTACATAGGTCTGGTCTGCAGAGCTGAACTATATTTaccaaattttaaatttaaacccCAGTTGTTACGTCAGCATTTCTCTCCTAGTGTGAGTTCTTATTCCTTATGGGTCTCTGAGAAATCCACATTTCTCTGGACTAAGCATTACATGAGCATACTGCCAGTGGTCAAAGGAGCAGGAATTCTTCATCTGGACTAAgcaaagaaatgttttaatgaaacagctctgcaggattTTAACTGTTGCAGGCTGCAAGGAACTGGAAACATAAGTCTTTCTGATTTCTGTATTGATTACTCTCAGCTACAGCACGCTTTAATTTCCAGTATGTGTCTGCCAGTTtgatttcttctgtattttggaGTCCCCGGGTAGCTGTAATTCAGCCTTGGCCTGCCCTCTGACATGGTGAGGACAGCAGCACACAATCAATGGCAGACTTGCTCCTATTAATCTTGTTCAGTAAGGGCCTGATTCTCCTTCTGTAAAGGGCAAGAGGACAGTTCACACCATCTTCAGAGTAGGCAGGAGAGTGTCCCATGCACTTACGGCTTCAGCAGCAGGTGTTCCAGGGTACCCACATTAATCTTCCCCTTTGCTGAGATTTAGACTTTTGCCACCCTCTACTTGGCTGAAGTCAAATATCCATGAAATCTGACCCTCCAGCATAAGGTGTGAAAGGTGTTGCCACCTGCCATGAAGGTCTTCATTCATTTTAATtgcaagaaaaaataacaaccaGTTCACTTGAAAAAAATGGCACCTTTAAAAGTGCTTAAAATTACCTTAAGCTCTTATAATAATGATCTCTTAATGAGACTGAAAGGAAGAAGAACTAATCTACCATGAGGAAGGTGAATTTCTTACTTTCCAGTGGCACAGGTCTGCCACTCTTATGGTTTTTATGCTCCCAGGTACAGATGTTGGGTTTGGGTCAGAGAAATGACTCACCAGCCTGAGACTTGGACCAGAACCTTTTGGAAGCAGAGGAGCCTTCATTTGAGAGACACAGTCTGCCAAGGCCATGAATGCCTGCACTGGGACTGCACATGAACATGTGTCTTTGTCCCACTGTTTCATAGTTAATTTTTCAACAGCAGCTGTTAAAAGATACCCAGAGGCCTGGAATGTAGCAGTGCTTCCTGGGAAGGTAGATTAAGCTTCAGTCCTACAGGGATTTCCATCTGGAAGTCTTTATTTTGTATGGTGGAAAATTCATGTAAGTCTGTCTAGGCACAGGCTTGTGCAGAGGAGACCCACTGGCTAAATGCAGTCCAGCTGGTCAGCAGCTCAAAAATTATGTACTTTAGGTGATTACATGACCAAACATGACATTTATTTCATGTGGATTTTCAAACAGTTGAGGCATACATATGTGAATTAACAGTTAACCTGTGTGTTAACTCAAGCACTCAGAGTGAAGGGGTTAGAGTTTTTATATGTTTGCATCATTTATGTTGATTAAGACAGTACATATGCATGCACACCAAAGTTTATGTGTGATTCTTGGACACCAAAATAGTAAATATTTAGACTGTCTGTACAGATCgaaacagaaagagagaaaggcaTGGGCTATTTGAATCCTTTCTATGCCTTTAATATGATATCTGTTGCTGTTCAATTATTTGTGTTAGTGGTTCATCAGATAGGTGAACTGTATcccatgaaaataattttcatatcaCGTTGCACtttgagtttatttttaatttttttctgatttaccTGTGTTGGATGGGATCTGAGGAAAggtgcaggaaaggctggcagtGTTTGTTGGTGAGGATAACCTACCTTGCAGGGACACCATTTCTTTGGTGTTGTTTGGTAGCTGCAGCATTGCAGGAGGGTTGGAGCTCTTACCCACTCCCAGAGGAGTCACAAGTGTTTAATCAGAGCATTTCAGAAAGAGGCATGCAAAGGCTTCATATACTGCTTTGATCATGATCTGAATACTCCCAGTTAATTAATTATCTCATTATGACTAGTCTGGCCTAGGAGTCACAAAATCAATGTTTCAAATTCCAAAAGGCATTGTAGATTGTCTGCTCCATTTAGGGACAAGCACATTGGGAAATCTGGGTTCAGACCCAGCTCCATGAGAATGAGGATTATTAAAAGTTGGTGTTTGCATTTGATTGCTTCTTCAGCTTAATGCTCTCAAGAAGCACTGTTTTGGATAGGAGGATTTATTGCTGTTTGGTTTTCAGCCTTTTTCTCTCTTGCCCAGTACCAACACGTCATGCTCCTAATACCTTGCAAATATACTCACTAGGTAACAGAGAAACAATGCAGGCTCTTGCCAGTTGTCAATCATATGACCAAAAAGCTTGGCACTGTATGTCCCAAGTCAGTGATGAATTTACATCCAGTCTTTTCTGACACTTTCTTACTCTGGATACTGAACAGAGTATTTAGATGTGAAAAAACTGTAAACAGCATCTTTGTCACAAACTTAAGAGCTTAAATGCTTCACAGGTTGCTGCAGAGATCAGTACTTTTTTTGTCTGAGCCAGGTAGAAGCAATGTCACCTTCACCACTTTACCCTGCATGTGACTTTGGTTGATCTTGACCCACAGCCAAGATGCTGAGTGCTGGCTTTATGATTCAAGCTTTGGCATGCTGAAGATGGGAACAAAAATTTAAGACTTCAGATTACATTTTGGCAAGGTCTGTAAAATTCAGCACTAAATCCCTTCAAATCCTTTTGGTTAaagcttcattttttaaaggttAATGACCTTTTGATCACCAGAATGAGTTGCTGCTGCAAATAAAGGGCATACATTAGATAGCAGTATAGCTATTAATATTCCTTTCATGTTCTTTGTATGCCATTTAAGATTTAGCTTTAAAATATAGGTTTACTCATATGAAGGGAAGAATTTGCTCAGCTAGCCTCTGTAGGAAAAATGTGAGATGTCAGCTAATTGACAAGTTCTGCTTGTAGGGAGCTGAGAACTCCATTAGAAGCCATTGTCCAGGGACCTTGGGTTGCTTGTATTTCCAGTAGGAAGGACAGAAAGGATGCAAACAATGCTCTTGAATTTTTCTGAAGCTTTATTTCAGAGATTTGGGGACAAAAATATCAATGGGAGGGAAAGATTTCCACTTTCAGTATAAAGCAATTGTGGCAGTGTTCTAACTGTGTCCCATGAGCTCACGTATCTGGCATTTCTGTAAGGAACCTTAGGCCAGTGTGCTCAGCTCAGGGTGCTGTTAACATAATTCCTATATATAATACCTTTCCCTCCatccttttccctcctctctggTCCTTTACCATATTTTGGCCCTTTCTAGTTCCACATTCCCATCAGCCAGTTCTTGCTAATGTTCTTTCTCTGCAGTCCTGCCAAAAGCTTTCTAGCCTCACTGTCTACCAGCCTTCACTGGGATGGGTTCATGTCTGACATTGGATGGACCCAGGGAAAGTTTTAGCATGCCTTTGATCCAGGACAGCTCCATGCTCAGTGTGCTAGCAATGCCACCAGAtcagcttttcccttttccagtaaCTGCATCACATATCTGTGTGTAAGGCATACCTCATCTGCTTCCTCTTGCTAGACATGAATGTTTTATAGCTTTGTACAGAAATTTTTCAGCAATGAAAATAGAAACACTGATGTCAGTTCTTGATAAGTTGCTCGTATCAAATCACATCCCACTGGTAATCTGGCATAGCTCTTTCTTACAGAAGTATTATGTGAATGGATGCCCAAAATAACATTTAGTGTTATTAGGAGTACCAAGGTCTCATCTGTAAAAACAATAACTATTGAAAATCCTGCAGGAATAAAACAGATGATGGTTTgtaaataaatcttaaaaattacattaatttctttttaatttccgTGTGTGACTTATTGAGATTTTTCAACCTCATCATTAAATGTCACCAGTGATAACATAAACTTCATAAAAAGCAATCCTCATGAATGTTTCAGGCTTTTTCTCCAGCTACAAAAATGATATAAAAGTAACTTTTCAAATGCTAAGATAAAGAATGCATTACTTTCTTCCATAGTTTCCCTGTAAGTTTCcctgaaaacatttcttctgcCACTTGGAAGTCAGCATTTGCCACTATGGTACCAGGTAAATTAGCAAGCAGGATTCAATTCAGTTGTTAGGAAAAATTGAGCGagtgtgagggtggtgaaacaaTTCAGAACGTCTccagggagggaaaaaacctTCAGCCCCGGAGGTGTTTGTGGTCAGGTAAGGAAAAAGCCCCAGGAATCATGCAATGATAGGTGATTTTGCCTTAGAATAGGGACTGCATGAAACAATCTTTTGAGATTCCTTCTAGCCCTATTTTTTTACAATATTATGTTACAACTTTTGctattgcaaataatttatAGGCGTA is drawn from Poecile atricapillus isolate bPoeAtr1 chromosome W, bPoeAtr1.hap1, whole genome shotgun sequence and contains these coding sequences:
- the LOC131592177 gene encoding transcription factor Spi-C-like yields the protein MNFPDHDVLGQAFEDALEVLQQHSDREMQCPPGYKNCLTVINHHHHLRASPSYCAAPSVEEQGYNWRNVINSATDFYADETVYHTLQNTPESQVMHAAASQPKAGKGRKKLRLFEYLHESLYDPAMANCIQWVDKPNGVFQFVSKNKEKLAELWGERKGNRKIMTYQKMARALRNYGRTGEIIKIRRKLTYQFSAVVLKRLAPSYFLGKETIYHPYIQSNQEYQCADDWTSYNSYMYNNGYALQHASS